A part of Gemmatimonas groenlandica genomic DNA contains:
- a CDS encoding RNA polymerase sigma factor — MTPDSASAFALRQQRYEDLVRPHLDRLLGFAARRTVSFSDAEDAVQDMCVRAWSAFDELRDPARVRPWLFSILRTVLSDAFDRTGRRARLVQMSRLEDVHEQFVSTDTDVVFAEVVARLDEEMLRLALDAIPEDFASAVELHDIEGFKYHEIADIVGVPIGTVMSRISRGRRLLAGVIVERRQQWALGATDLGRRSEARGELRSGHGRAPRTS, encoded by the coding sequence ATGACTCCCGATTCGGCCAGTGCCTTCGCGCTACGACAGCAGCGCTACGAGGACCTCGTGCGTCCGCATCTCGATCGCCTCTTGGGCTTCGCGGCGCGGCGCACGGTCTCGTTCAGTGACGCCGAAGACGCCGTGCAGGACATGTGCGTGCGGGCGTGGAGCGCTTTCGATGAATTGCGCGATCCCGCGCGCGTGCGTCCGTGGCTTTTCAGCATTCTGCGCACGGTGCTCAGCGACGCGTTCGACCGCACCGGCCGACGTGCACGGCTGGTGCAGATGTCGCGCCTCGAGGACGTGCACGAGCAGTTCGTGTCGACCGACACCGATGTCGTGTTCGCCGAAGTGGTCGCCCGCCTCGACGAAGAGATGCTGCGCTTGGCGCTCGACGCGATTCCTGAGGATTTCGCCTCGGCGGTCGAACTGCACGACATCGAAGGGTTCAAGTATCACGAGATCGCCGACATTGTCGGCGTGCCGATCGGCACGGTCATGAGCCGGATCTCTCGCGGTCGCCGGCTGCTCGCCGGCGTGATCGTGGAACGTCGTCAACAGTGGGCGCTCGGTGCGACTGACCTCGGTCGACGCAGCGAGGCACGGGGCGAATTGCGGAGCGGTCATGGACGAGCGCCGAGGACATCATGA
- a CDS encoding M1 family metallopeptidase gives MSSSRSCRPSRPLTGALAGLLAAVLACAVVTRAGAQSPLLTGPGVSAELARLREAQVTDVAYDLALSVSAGDTATGRVTVSFTQRTAGDVVLDFRGLSVRDGKINGAAWAEMAAAWNRHHLVVPAARLRLGRNSVEVGFATPVAQAGASIIRNRDATDGNVYLYTLLVPSDANLLFPCFDQPDLKAKVRLSLTTPMAWRALANGREIGVDTAGARVTHRFAETQRLSTYLIAFAAGPWASVTRSVATTSKAAPVPVSLWMRQSRRTEAESDTLIEMNARALRWLGDWFGIPYAFDKFDALLAPAFPFGGMEHPGAVFYNEESFIYRERPTVSQLLGRQATTFHEVAHQWFGDYMTMRWFDDLWLKEGFATYMAARMQADLEPTSNAWKTFYLRNKPVAYATDATAGTTPIWQQLGNLDQAKSNYGPIVYNKAPGVLKQLEYLVGAAAFQRGVQDFLRTHAYDNGTWRELLGSVGRAASRDLTAWGQAWMLRPGMPLVEQRLTVRNGVVQRLALVQRAAQPTLSGRGAWPLKVQLLMYYANRPAVRLPVEMRGDTTFVTAAAGRPAPDFVFANDGDYGYAIVLPDSMSVRWLEQHIGAVRDDFLRAMLWGSLWDLVREARLSPARYAEMVMRELPAERDEQITGALVGRLSTVIGRYTDDAAREALLARAEPVLLRGAADSARSYGQRKTQVDAVIGLARSPASLQRLDRWLDGDTAAGLALRPPTRWSIVTRLVARSAPSASARLAAEARRDSTSEGQRQAFVADAARPDSAHKRALFTRWFSDVALNEEWVTSSLRSFHDADQSTMTKAYLVPALDTLPWIQQNRRIFFLGSWLGATIGGQSDAAALGQIDRWLASHPALALDLQQKIRQSRDELERTVRIRQAFSAGTPRQ, from the coding sequence ATGTCTTCTTCCCGATCCTGCCGCCCTTCGCGCCCTCTCACGGGCGCCCTCGCGGGTCTGCTCGCCGCCGTCCTCGCGTGTGCCGTCGTCACCCGCGCCGGCGCGCAGTCGCCACTCCTGACCGGCCCCGGCGTCTCCGCCGAGCTGGCGCGTCTCCGGGAGGCACAGGTCACCGACGTGGCGTACGACCTCGCGCTCTCGGTGAGCGCCGGAGACACGGCGACGGGCCGGGTGACGGTGTCGTTTACGCAGCGCACGGCGGGCGACGTTGTGCTCGACTTCCGCGGACTGTCGGTGCGTGATGGGAAGATCAACGGTGCGGCATGGGCCGAGATGGCGGCGGCCTGGAACCGGCATCACCTCGTCGTTCCCGCCGCGCGTCTCCGGCTCGGCCGGAATTCGGTCGAGGTGGGGTTCGCGACACCGGTTGCCCAGGCCGGCGCCAGTATCATCCGCAACCGCGACGCCACCGACGGCAACGTATATCTCTACACGCTGCTCGTACCGTCGGACGCGAACCTGCTCTTCCCCTGTTTCGATCAGCCTGATCTCAAAGCGAAGGTACGCCTCTCGCTTACCACGCCGATGGCTTGGCGCGCGCTCGCGAACGGCCGCGAGATCGGTGTGGACACGGCCGGCGCGCGAGTCACGCATCGTTTCGCCGAGACGCAGCGCCTCAGCACCTATCTCATCGCGTTCGCCGCCGGTCCGTGGGCGAGTGTCACACGGAGCGTGGCCACGACCTCCAAGGCGGCGCCCGTACCCGTGTCGCTCTGGATGCGCCAGTCACGTCGCACCGAAGCAGAAAGCGACACGCTGATCGAGATGAATGCGCGCGCGCTGCGCTGGCTGGGCGACTGGTTCGGTATCCCCTACGCGTTCGACAAATTCGATGCCCTGCTCGCCCCGGCCTTCCCGTTTGGCGGTATGGAACATCCGGGCGCGGTCTTCTACAACGAAGAGAGCTTCATCTATCGCGAACGTCCGACCGTTTCGCAGCTACTTGGCCGACAGGCGACGACGTTTCACGAAGTGGCTCACCAGTGGTTCGGCGATTACATGACGATGCGATGGTTCGATGATCTGTGGTTGAAAGAAGGATTCGCGACGTACATGGCAGCGCGCATGCAGGCCGATCTCGAGCCCACCTCGAACGCGTGGAAGACGTTCTATCTGCGCAACAAGCCGGTGGCGTACGCGACCGACGCCACGGCGGGCACAACCCCGATCTGGCAGCAGCTTGGCAACCTCGATCAGGCCAAGAGCAACTACGGTCCGATCGTCTACAACAAGGCGCCGGGTGTGCTCAAGCAGCTCGAGTATCTGGTGGGTGCGGCGGCGTTTCAGCGCGGGGTGCAGGATTTCCTGCGCACGCATGCCTACGACAACGGTACGTGGCGCGAATTGCTCGGCAGCGTGGGGCGTGCGGCCAGTCGCGATCTCACGGCATGGGGCCAGGCGTGGATGCTTCGCCCCGGCATGCCGCTGGTCGAACAGCGACTCACCGTGCGCAACGGCGTGGTGCAGCGACTGGCGCTGGTGCAACGCGCGGCCCAGCCGACGCTGTCGGGGCGCGGTGCCTGGCCGCTCAAGGTACAGCTCCTGATGTACTACGCGAATAGACCGGCGGTGCGCCTTCCCGTGGAGATGCGCGGCGATACGACGTTCGTGACCGCGGCCGCGGGACGGCCGGCCCCCGACTTCGTGTTCGCGAACGACGGAGATTACGGCTACGCGATCGTGCTTCCCGACTCCATGAGCGTGCGGTGGCTCGAGCAGCACATCGGCGCCGTGCGCGACGACTTCTTGCGGGCGATGCTGTGGGGATCGCTGTGGGATCTGGTGAGAGAAGCGAGGCTCTCACCGGCGCGCTACGCCGAGATGGTGATGCGCGAACTGCCCGCGGAGCGCGACGAGCAGATCACGGGAGCGCTCGTGGGCCGCCTCTCCACCGTGATCGGGCGCTATACCGACGACGCGGCGCGCGAGGCGCTGCTCGCTCGTGCGGAGCCCGTGTTGTTACGGGGCGCCGCCGACAGCGCGCGCAGCTACGGGCAGCGCAAAACGCAGGTCGATGCGGTGATCGGACTCGCGCGCTCGCCAGCCTCGCTGCAGCGGCTCGATCGCTGGCTCGATGGCGACACGGCCGCGGGGTTAGCCCTGCGGCCACCCACACGATGGTCGATCGTGACGCGGCTGGTGGCGCGTTCGGCACCGAGTGCGTCCGCGCGGTTGGCCGCGGAAGCGCGTCGCGATTCCACGAGTGAAGGACAACGACAGGCGTTCGTCGCCGACGCGGCGCGTCCGGATTCGGCCCATAAGCGCGCGTTGTTCACGCGGTGGTTCTCGGATGTCGCGCTGAACGAAGAGTGGGTCACGTCGAGCCTGCGCAGCTTTCACGACGCCGACCAGTCGACGATGACGAAGGCGTACCTTGTGCCTGCGCTCGATACGCTGCCGTGGATTCAGCAGAATCGCCGCATCTTTTTCCTGGGCAGCTGGCTGGGCGCGACGATCGGCGGCCAGAGTGATGCCGCGGCGCTCGGGCAGATCGACCGCTGGCTGGCGTCGCATCCGGCGCTTGCCCTCGACCTCCAGCAGAAGATCCGGCAGAGCCGAGACGAGCTCGAGCGTACGGTCCGGATCCGGCAAGCGTTCAGCGCGGGGACGCCTCGACAGTGA
- a CDS encoding SusC/RagA family TonB-linked outer membrane protein, protein MGRFFSFAAALAVAVLPLRADAQTRDISGKVTQAVVGTPIADVTVSIVGQQVGVRTNERGEFRMRVPSGEVVVLARQLGFKRQTIRLGPTENTANFVLEKDVLQLEGVTVTGQATTTDRKVAATAVATVGGPELNRVPARSIESNLAGKVAGARMFENSGAPGGGAQIQIRGATSVLASGDPLYVVDGVIISNASISSGASSVSRASGSTGSSQDQVVNRLADLNPNDVENIEVLKSAAATAIYGSRATNGVVVITTKRGKQGKATWNVVQRMGTQQAQRLLGHRSFENYAEVKPYVGGVYGDSIARAVCGSGACPSFDWQKELYGRTSPSWETLLSSAGGANNTRYFVSLNDRQESGIAVNTGARRTGGRINLDQTIGTKLTVSAGIDVTRNFFQRGFGNNDNAGVSPIYSLAYNPAIIDLQQKDASGRYVQMPFYTGSTKPGFGTSNPFEVFNFADNTESVWRQAGNVRVGYTALSTTKNSVQLSYLTGVDRFQQEGFQYFPNYFQVEPADGFLGTANQVNASSLQMNQGINAVWTYSPGGKWFTSATTSIGGSYETQALNQYSVRGRGLLPTRKIALGATDIAITNQRTEFRDQSMYGQTQLLMLDEKLAVNAGVRADRSSANGDREKYFTFPKFSGSYRFVKPLTDKLDEVKFRAAWGQSGNRPRWADRDVLYADGGLIGGSGSLVSSSALGSTTVKPEVMNELEFGTDITLFGGRMGVEFSRYQRKIKDLLLTFPLAPSSGLGTQVINGGQLSVLGTEAVLSAVPLRTRNFEWTTRIIFNHNAQFTDSIPVPAFAAAGTFGVSYGRNRIQSATRSTNIWGNAPLRPGTTPGTFVVVDTILYDSNPIHTTTFNNDFSYKRFTLSALVDWRNGGYVSNMTKNLWDEGGQARDFVAEGKTRFDTFNKQDIRPYLEKGTYVKIREVSLNYQAPDALAKKLPGASSLRFNLSGRNLAIISKYWSFDPEFSNFGNANFNRFVDLAPFPASRQFFFSVDVGF, encoded by the coding sequence ATGGGTAGGTTTTTCTCGTTCGCCGCGGCACTCGCGGTTGCCGTGCTGCCGCTTCGCGCGGACGCACAAACCCGAGATATCTCGGGTAAGGTGACTCAGGCGGTCGTCGGCACCCCTATCGCTGACGTGACCGTCAGTATCGTCGGACAGCAAGTCGGTGTCCGTACTAATGAACGCGGTGAATTCCGCATGCGCGTGCCGTCGGGTGAAGTGGTCGTGCTGGCGCGACAGCTGGGCTTCAAACGCCAGACAATCCGCCTCGGCCCGACCGAGAACACGGCCAATTTCGTCCTCGAGAAGGACGTGCTGCAGCTGGAAGGCGTGACGGTGACGGGTCAGGCGACGACGACGGATCGCAAGGTCGCCGCGACCGCCGTGGCAACCGTCGGTGGTCCGGAGCTGAACCGCGTGCCGGCTCGCTCGATTGAAAGCAACTTGGCGGGTAAAGTGGCCGGTGCGCGCATGTTCGAGAACAGCGGCGCCCCGGGCGGCGGTGCGCAGATTCAGATTCGCGGTGCCACCTCGGTGCTCGCCTCTGGCGACCCGTTGTATGTGGTGGACGGCGTCATCATTTCAAACGCCAGCATCTCCTCGGGAGCGAGCTCGGTGAGTCGCGCCTCCGGTAGCACCGGATCGAGTCAGGACCAGGTGGTGAACCGCTTGGCGGACCTGAATCCGAACGACGTCGAGAACATCGAAGTGCTGAAGTCGGCGGCCGCGACGGCCATCTACGGGTCGCGTGCTACCAACGGTGTGGTGGTGATCACCACGAAGCGTGGCAAGCAGGGCAAGGCCACGTGGAACGTGGTGCAGCGTATGGGGACGCAGCAGGCCCAGCGTCTTCTCGGCCATCGCTCGTTCGAGAATTACGCCGAAGTGAAGCCGTATGTGGGCGGCGTGTATGGCGACTCGATCGCCCGCGCGGTGTGCGGCTCCGGCGCGTGCCCGTCGTTCGATTGGCAGAAGGAGCTGTACGGCCGCACGTCACCCAGCTGGGAAACGTTGCTGTCATCGGCCGGTGGTGCCAACAACACCCGGTACTTCGTCTCGCTCAATGACCGTCAGGAATCGGGCATTGCGGTGAACACCGGTGCCCGTCGTACCGGTGGTCGCATCAACCTCGACCAGACCATCGGCACCAAGCTCACCGTGAGCGCCGGTATCGACGTTACGCGCAACTTTTTCCAGCGTGGGTTCGGCAACAACGACAACGCTGGTGTGAGCCCGATCTACTCGCTGGCCTACAACCCGGCCATTATCGACCTGCAACAAAAGGACGCGTCGGGCCGCTACGTGCAGATGCCGTTCTACACGGGTAGCACAAAGCCAGGCTTCGGCACGTCGAATCCGTTTGAGGTGTTCAACTTCGCCGACAATACGGAAAGTGTGTGGCGCCAGGCGGGCAATGTGCGCGTGGGATACACCGCGCTGTCGACGACGAAGAACTCGGTGCAGCTGTCGTATCTGACCGGTGTTGACCGTTTCCAACAGGAAGGCTTCCAGTATTTCCCGAACTACTTCCAGGTCGAGCCGGCTGACGGATTCCTGGGCACGGCGAATCAGGTGAACGCGTCGAGCTTACAGATGAATCAGGGCATCAACGCGGTGTGGACGTATTCGCCCGGTGGCAAGTGGTTCACCTCGGCGACGACCTCGATTGGTGGCTCGTACGAAACGCAGGCGCTGAACCAGTACAGCGTGCGTGGACGCGGCCTGCTGCCGACGCGCAAGATCGCGCTTGGAGCAACCGACATCGCGATCACGAATCAGCGAACGGAGTTCCGCGATCAGTCGATGTACGGGCAGACGCAGTTGCTCATGCTCGACGAAAAGCTGGCGGTGAATGCCGGCGTGCGTGCCGACCGTTCCAGTGCAAACGGCGATCGCGAAAAATATTTCACGTTCCCGAAGTTCTCGGGCTCTTATCGGTTCGTGAAGCCGCTGACTGACAAGCTCGACGAAGTAAAATTTCGTGCCGCGTGGGGACAGTCAGGCAATCGGCCGCGTTGGGCCGACCGTGATGTGCTCTACGCCGACGGCGGTCTGATCGGCGGTAGCGGCTCGCTTGTATCCTCCTCGGCGCTCGGCAGCACGACGGTGAAGCCGGAAGTCATGAACGAATTGGAGTTCGGTACGGACATCACGCTGTTCGGTGGGCGTATGGGCGTCGAGTTCTCACGCTACCAGCGTAAGATCAAGGACTTGCTGCTCACGTTCCCGCTCGCGCCGTCATCGGGCCTCGGCACACAGGTGATCAACGGTGGTCAGTTGTCCGTCCTTGGTACCGAAGCCGTACTCTCAGCGGTGCCGCTCCGCACGCGAAATTTCGAGTGGACCACGCGCATCATCTTCAACCACAACGCGCAGTTCACGGATTCCATTCCGGTTCCGGCCTTCGCCGCGGCTGGTACGTTCGGCGTCTCGTACGGCCGTAATCGTATTCAGAGCGCGACGCGTTCGACGAACATCTGGGGCAATGCGCCGCTTCGTCCGGGTACCACACCCGGTACCTTCGTCGTCGTTGACACCATTCTGTATGACTCGAACCCGATCCACACCACCACGTTCAACAATGACTTCTCCTACAAGCGTTTCACGCTGTCGGCGTTGGTTGATTGGCGGAATGGTGGCTACGTGTCGAACATGACCAAGAACCTGTGGGATGAGGGTGGTCAGGCTCGCGATTTCGTAGCAGAGGGGAAAACACGGTTCGACACGTTCAATAAGCAGGATATCCGCCCGTATCTCGAGAAGGGCACGTACGTGAAGATTCGTGAAGTCTCGTTGAACTATCAGGCGCCGGACGCGTTGGCGAAGAAGCTGCCAGGTGCGAGCTCGCTGCGGTTCAACTTGAGCGGTCGCAATCTGGCGATCATTTCGAAGTACTGGAGCTTTGACCCCGAGTTCAGCAACTTCGGCAACGCGAACTTCAACCGCTTCGTCGACCTCGCGCCGTTCCCGGCAAGCCGTCAGTTCTTCTTCAGCGTCGACGTGGGGTTCTAA
- a CDS encoding RagB/SusD family nutrient uptake outer membrane protein encodes MTTSRAFATLGAALVLGACSADKLDITNPNTPSVAAASGDPQALQLQATGLLRQLRGGRGGFISNTGIFGRESYNYTPQEGRNTSNYLIGISGQNRLDPAGFATGVWAGQYGNLRDVFNLKNVATTSTALTAEQKAATLGFAKTIEGLELLYVISTRDTLGAIVEIKANASELAAFVSRDSVYKYILATLDEGATNLAAGGSAFPFTIHAGFNGFNTPSTFRLFNRAIAARAAAYYATSGGGAAAWQRALTALGASFINTAATTRAQLDAGPAHVYSSATGDANNPLNVVTATDIYAHESIRTDAQNKANGSPDDRYTAKIGSRPTRNAPSGLGIASSLGFNVYPALTSNIPIIRNEELLLLRAEALLATADKAGAIAIVNQLRVNSGGLAPSTLTTASTDADVLTEILYNKRYSLLLEGHRWIDMRRYGRLNQLPLDIATGTNAHFVARVMPIPQGECLVRVGKPAPLAGPGC; translated from the coding sequence TTGACCACTTCTCGCGCATTCGCCACGCTTGGTGCGGCGCTGGTGCTCGGTGCGTGCAGCGCCGACAAACTCGACATCACGAATCCCAACACGCCGAGCGTCGCAGCTGCCAGCGGCGACCCGCAGGCACTTCAGCTGCAGGCAACCGGTTTGTTACGTCAGCTTCGCGGAGGCCGCGGTGGCTTCATCAGCAATACCGGAATTTTCGGGCGCGAGTCGTATAACTACACTCCGCAGGAAGGACGCAACACCTCGAACTATCTGATCGGCATCTCAGGACAGAACCGATTGGACCCGGCGGGATTTGCGACTGGAGTCTGGGCTGGGCAGTACGGTAACCTGCGCGATGTGTTCAATCTCAAGAATGTCGCAACGACGTCGACCGCGCTGACGGCGGAGCAGAAGGCTGCGACGCTGGGCTTTGCGAAGACGATCGAAGGATTGGAGCTGCTGTACGTCATCAGCACCCGCGACACGCTCGGCGCGATCGTCGAGATCAAGGCGAACGCGTCCGAACTTGCCGCGTTCGTATCGCGTGATTCGGTGTACAAGTACATCCTTGCCACGCTCGACGAAGGTGCCACCAACCTGGCGGCGGGCGGAAGCGCGTTTCCGTTCACGATCCACGCCGGCTTCAACGGCTTCAACACGCCGTCAACGTTCCGACTTTTCAACCGCGCGATTGCAGCGCGCGCCGCCGCGTACTACGCGACGAGCGGTGGTGGCGCGGCAGCGTGGCAGCGAGCGCTTACTGCACTCGGTGCATCGTTCATCAACACTGCGGCAACGACGCGCGCGCAGCTTGATGCAGGGCCCGCCCACGTGTATTCATCGGCGACGGGCGATGCGAACAACCCACTCAACGTGGTGACGGCTACGGACATCTATGCGCATGAGTCCATTCGGACGGATGCACAGAACAAGGCGAACGGTTCGCCTGATGACCGGTATACCGCCAAAATTGGGTCACGGCCCACGCGGAACGCTCCCTCGGGACTGGGCATTGCGTCATCGCTCGGTTTCAATGTTTATCCGGCGTTGACGAGCAACATTCCGATCATCCGTAACGAAGAGTTGTTGCTCCTGCGGGCCGAGGCGCTGTTGGCCACGGCCGACAAGGCGGGCGCGATAGCGATCGTGAACCAGCTCCGCGTGAACTCGGGTGGCCTTGCGCCGTCCACGCTCACGACGGCGTCAACGGATGCCGATGTGTTGACCGAAATCCTGTACAACAAGCGCTATTCGTTGTTGCTCGAGGGGCATCGCTGGATCGACATGCGCCGGTATGGCCGGTTGAACCAGCTGCCGCTCGATATCGCAACGGGAACGAACGCACACTTCGTCGCGCGGGTGATGCCGATCCCGCAGGGCGAATGCCTGGTGCGTGTAGGCAAGCCGGCGCCGCTCGCTGGACCGGGATGCTAA
- a CDS encoding carboxypeptidase-like regulatory domain-containing protein, which translates to MTNMPSFSRRLGTSVAIAALCALPISVTALGAQQRTTVLDRAAQERERAAAAARRLAGAQSVIDGVVTDTLLRPLVSADISVVGTSARVVTGENGRFRMLQVPPGQYLIVVRRIGFAPTSGIIDVRDNDTLRLTYSLTRSNSLLDTLRIRERRVGMRMLGFEKRRLIGQGQFITQDELDRRGSREASDYLRNTRSVEVSRITDQQFAGTVALSRREGGSLTGAGSGACPMQILLDGIVLPRFFNLDLLPPPRQIAGIEIYSGPATTPPEFSGPDRRCGVIAVWTRDGY; encoded by the coding sequence ATGACCAATATGCCCAGCTTTTCTCGGCGCCTCGGAACGTCCGTTGCCATCGCAGCTCTTTGCGCGCTCCCGATTTCGGTGACGGCACTCGGCGCCCAGCAACGTACGACTGTTCTCGATCGCGCCGCGCAGGAGCGGGAACGCGCCGCCGCAGCCGCGCGACGCTTGGCCGGCGCCCAATCGGTGATCGATGGCGTGGTGACCGATACCTTGCTTCGCCCGCTGGTAAGCGCGGACATCTCCGTAGTCGGCACCTCCGCCCGCGTCGTGACTGGAGAGAACGGACGGTTCCGGATGTTGCAGGTACCGCCCGGGCAATACCTGATCGTCGTCCGACGCATTGGCTTCGCGCCCACCTCCGGGATCATCGACGTGCGCGACAATGACACGTTGCGGCTCACCTATTCGCTCACTCGCTCCAACAGCCTGCTGGACACGTTGCGTATTCGAGAGCGACGGGTCGGCATGCGTATGCTTGGATTTGAAAAGCGCCGACTTATCGGCCAAGGACAGTTCATCACGCAAGACGAGCTCGATCGTCGAGGCTCGCGTGAGGCCTCCGACTATCTTCGCAATACGCGTAGCGTCGAGGTCTCACGCATCACCGATCAACAGTTCGCCGGAACCGTGGCCCTGTCGCGCCGGGAAGGCGGGAGCTTGACGGGCGCAGGCTCAGGCGCCTGTCCCATGCAGATCCTGCTCGATGGCATTGTGCTGCCTCGATTCTTCAATCTCGACCTGCTACCACCGCCTCGACAAATTGCCGGTATCGAGATCTACAGCGGTCCCGCCACGACCCCGCCTGAATTCAGCGGCCCTGACCGACGCTGCGGCGTCATCGCGGTTTGGACGCGCGACGGGTACTGA
- a CDS encoding MOSC domain-containing protein, with protein MSDSEVPTGVVEQIWLKRAKRGPMDAVGTVHARANRGLVGNANQRGRRQITLLEAERWDEHLAALGHEHDASLGPIRRRANVLVRGIPLVDSRGRVLRLGNVRVQIAGETKPCHQMDEVFPGLQAIMRPAWGGGAFAMILDDGDIAVGDAIRWDDSSEPPSLFDRVPA; from the coding sequence ATGTCCGATTCCGAAGTGCCCACCGGCGTCGTCGAACAGATCTGGCTCAAGCGCGCGAAGCGCGGCCCCATGGATGCGGTGGGCACGGTGCACGCGCGCGCTAACCGCGGACTGGTGGGCAACGCCAATCAGCGTGGACGCCGGCAGATCACGCTACTCGAGGCCGAGCGATGGGACGAACACCTCGCCGCCCTCGGCCATGAGCACGATGCGTCGCTTGGCCCCATCCGACGTCGCGCCAACGTGCTGGTTCGCGGCATCCCGCTGGTCGACTCGCGCGGGCGCGTACTCCGTCTCGGCAACGTGCGTGTACAGATCGCGGGCGAGACCAAGCCGTGTCACCAGATGGACGAGGTGTTCCCGGGGTTGCAGGCCATCATGCGTCCAGCGTGGGGTGGCGGAGCGTTCGCCATGATTCTCGACGACGGCGACATTGCCGTGGGCGACGCGATCCGCTGGGATGACTCCTCGGAACCGCCCTCGCTCTTCGATCGCGTGCCGGCATGA
- the tyrA gene encoding bifunctional chorismate mutase/prephenate dehydrogenase, producing MADTPRPLPVVRAMIDALDRDLLQIMAKRMALVAEVAAYKRQHGLKIRDASRERELLRDRHEHAKELGLPSDEIESIFRLLMRSSRDHQAALRAEVPMDAASYTIAIIGGHGRIGRVMARLFGDLGHRLLLVDTDTTLRAEEAAAVADVVVVSVPIDVTDTVIRAVGPHVREDALLMDVTSVKEAPLHAMLEVTSASVVGTHPMFGPSVHTLQGQRVVICRGRGDAWADWVAQSFAARGLVITETNATQHDRAMSVVQVLTHFQTQVQGLTLSRLGLPLAETLPFTSPAYLLELYVAARHFAQDPALYGSIEMRNPRTADVTSAFGQSVHDVADILARGDQAAFSRLFEDVRLFFGDFTAEALEQSSFLIDRIVERA from the coding sequence GTGGCTGATACGCCGCGCCCGCTCCCGGTGGTGCGCGCCATGATCGACGCGCTCGATCGCGACCTGCTGCAGATCATGGCCAAGCGCATGGCACTCGTGGCAGAAGTCGCGGCCTACAAACGCCAGCACGGTCTCAAGATCCGTGACGCCAGTCGCGAGCGAGAACTGCTGCGTGATCGACACGAACACGCGAAGGAGCTGGGCCTCCCGAGCGATGAGATCGAGTCGATCTTCCGGCTGCTCATGCGGTCGAGTCGCGATCATCAGGCCGCCTTGCGCGCCGAAGTGCCGATGGATGCCGCGTCGTACACCATCGCGATCATCGGCGGCCACGGCCGTATCGGTCGCGTGATGGCGCGACTCTTCGGCGACCTCGGACATCGCCTGCTGCTCGTCGACACCGACACCACGTTGCGCGCGGAGGAAGCGGCGGCGGTGGCCGACGTGGTCGTGGTCAGCGTCCCGATCGACGTGACCGACACGGTGATTCGCGCTGTAGGCCCGCATGTGCGGGAGGATGCGCTGCTCATGGACGTCACCAGCGTGAAGGAGGCGCCGCTCCACGCGATGCTCGAGGTTACCAGCGCGAGCGTGGTCGGCACGCACCCCATGTTCGGACCCAGCGTGCACACGCTGCAGGGACAGCGCGTGGTGATCTGTCGTGGTCGCGGCGACGCATGGGCCGACTGGGTCGCGCAATCCTTCGCCGCGCGCGGTCTCGTCATCACCGAAACCAACGCCACGCAGCACGATCGTGCGATGTCGGTGGTGCAGGTGCTCACCCACTTTCAAACGCAGGTGCAGGGGCTCACGCTCAGCCGCCTCGGCCTGCCGTTGGCCGAAACGCTGCCCTTCACCTCACCGGCGTACCTCTTGGAACTCTACGTGGCCGCGCGCCATTTTGCGCAGGACCCCGCGCTTTACGGATCCATCGAAATGCGGAACCCGCGCACCGCGGACGTCACGTCGGCGTTCGGACAGTCCGTGCACGACGTAGCCGATATTCTCGCGCGCGGCGATCAAGCCGCGTTCTCGCGACTGTTCGAGGATGTCCGCCTGTTCTTCGGCGACTTCACTGCCGAGGCGCTCGAGCAGTCCAGCTTCCTCATCGATCGCATCGTCGAGCGCGCCTGA